A genomic region of Vitreoscilla filiformis contains the following coding sequences:
- a CDS encoding oligosaccharide flippase family protein, whose translation MNAPEPVTDTSNTTAPPRARLSDRMRGVAMWLVIEQVASLGTRLVSNVVLARLLTPEAYGLVALMWTLIVALGLFSDMGVSRTVVQSPRGDEPDFMNTAWTIQMIRGLVLAVLMLLLGGGLALAQAQGWLNGDNLYSDAHLPPMLAVMSIFMVLVGLESMRVHVAHRHMQQATLTKMSIVTQVASVSVMIPMAYLTRSHWTLLAGTLTAMSLAMILQRRWLSGPPERWMMEPAARRELLGHARWILPATALGFFGMHADRMILGGLVDATTFGLYAIAYTLATLPWSLLQTLGGKVIFPALSETVRERPHDLPRVFLRMQRLFDLALVSSMVALALCAQSLVNLLYDARYTGVGPLLAILALGFIGGRNQVVEECYMSSGQPKYTMLAQSCRVAALFLGLWAGFHWGGVPGAVMGVAASQYAAWPLAYWYRWRHGLLDWRADLLLIPAALGGAVVGLGMDRALGFLAQVLHR comes from the coding sequence GTGAATGCACCTGAACCCGTGACCGACACCTCCAACACCACCGCCCCCCCCCGCGCCCGACTGAGTGACCGCATGCGCGGGGTGGCCATGTGGTTGGTGATTGAACAAGTGGCCTCGTTGGGCACGCGCCTCGTCAGCAACGTGGTGCTGGCGCGGCTGCTCACCCCAGAGGCTTATGGCCTGGTGGCGCTGATGTGGACGCTCATCGTCGCGCTGGGCTTGTTCAGCGACATGGGCGTGAGCCGCACCGTGGTGCAAAGCCCCCGTGGCGATGAACCCGACTTCATGAACACCGCCTGGACGATCCAAATGATCCGGGGCTTGGTGCTGGCGGTGTTGATGCTGCTGCTGGGCGGTGGCTTGGCGCTGGCCCAAGCCCAGGGCTGGTTGAACGGGGACAACCTTTACAGCGACGCCCACTTGCCGCCCATGTTGGCGGTGATGTCGATCTTCATGGTGCTGGTGGGGTTGGAGTCGATGCGGGTGCATGTGGCGCACCGCCACATGCAACAGGCCACGCTGACCAAGATGTCCATCGTCACGCAAGTGGCCTCGGTGTCGGTGATGATTCCGATGGCCTACTTGACCCGCTCGCACTGGACGCTGCTGGCCGGCACCCTGACGGCCATGAGCTTGGCGATGATCTTGCAACGCCGTTGGCTCTCTGGCCCGCCCGAGCGTTGGATGATGGAGCCCGCCGCCCGGCGGGAGCTGCTCGGCCATGCCCGCTGGATTTTGCCGGCCACCGCCCTGGGTTTCTTCGGTATGCACGCGGACCGCATGATTTTGGGCGGTTTGGTTGATGCCACCACGTTTGGCCTGTACGCCATCGCCTACACCTTGGCCACCTTGCCTTGGAGCCTGTTGCAGACCTTGGGCGGCAAGGTGATTTTTCCTGCCTTGAGTGAAACCGTGCGCGAACGCCCGCACGACTTGCCCCGGGTGTTTCTGCGCATGCAACGCCTGTTCGATTTGGCCTTGGTCAGCAGCATGGTGGCCTTGGCGCTGTGCGCCCAATCGCTGGTGAATCTGCTGTACGACGCCCGTTACACCGGCGTTGGGCCGCTGCTGGCGATCTTGGCGCTGGGTTTCATTGGTGGACGCAACCAGGTGGTGGAGGAGTGCTACATGTCCTCCGGCCAACCCAAGTACACGATGCTGGCCCAATCCTGCCGCGTTGCAGCACTGTTCCTGGGGCTGTGGGCCGGTTTCCACTGGGGGGGCGTGCCCGGTGCCGTGATGGGGGTTGCCGCCAGCCAATACGCCGCTTGGCCGCTGGCTTACTGGTATCGCTGGCGCCACGGCCTGCTGGATTGGCGCGCCGACTTGCTGCTCATCCCCGCCGCATTGGGTGGCGCGGTGGTCGGCCTGGGCATGGATCGCGCCCTGGGTTTCTTGGCCCAGGTGCTGCACCGCTGA
- a CDS encoding 4Fe-4S binding protein — translation MALKIIASMCSGCSACEPECPNVAIREKGGTFVIDPKKCTECEGQFDSPQCIAVCPVDGCIKKV, via the coding sequence ATGGCCCTGAAGATCATCGCCTCCATGTGCAGCGGCTGCTCGGCTTGCGAGCCCGAATGCCCCAACGTCGCCATCCGTGAAAAGGGCGGCACCTTTGTGATCGACCCGAAGAAATGCACCGAATGCGAAGGCCAATTCGATTCGCCGCAGTGCATCGCGGTTTGCCCGGTGGACGGCTGCATCAAGAAGGTCTGA
- a CDS encoding nitrogen fixation protein NifZ, translating to MVDIAREDDDDVIEIALPPRFDIGERVISRNVIRNDGTYPGKDIGDLLVQRGDVGYVRSVGTFLQQFYIYAVEFADRGVQVGMRAKELCTLDKLPPEVLERLGERAQELSSMR from the coding sequence ATGGTGGACATCGCCCGTGAAGACGACGATGACGTGATCGAGATCGCCTTGCCGCCGCGTTTTGACATCGGCGAGCGCGTCATCAGCCGCAACGTGATCCGCAACGACGGCACCTACCCCGGCAAAGACATCGGCGATTTGCTGGTGCAGCGCGGCGATGTGGGTTACGTGCGCTCGGTGGGCACCTTTTTGCAGCAGTTTTACATCTACGCCGTCGAGTTTGCCGACCGGGGCGTGCAAGTGGGCATGCGTGCCAAGGAGCTGTGTACCTTGGACAAGCTGCCGCCCGAGGTGCTCGAACGCCTGGGCGAGCGGGCCCAAGAACTGAGTTCGATGCGTTGA
- a CDS encoding nitrogen fixation protein NifZ → MFDLREPRYPWGLRVQALNNLVNDGSHPDAAPGALLVSAGDEGEIVNVGHHNEANIPVYLVEFQGGRVLGVLEEEIAPYGEVEFEDVPEEELVALAAALQAEAAAAAPEASP, encoded by the coding sequence ATGTTTGATCTGCGTGAACCACGTTATCCCTGGGGCTTGCGCGTGCAGGCGCTCAACAACCTCGTCAACGACGGCAGCCATCCGGACGCCGCCCCCGGCGCCCTGTTGGTGAGCGCGGGCGACGAGGGCGAGATCGTCAACGTCGGCCACCACAACGAGGCCAACATCCCGGTGTACTTGGTCGAGTTCCAAGGCGGGCGGGTGCTGGGTGTGCTCGAAGAAGAGATCGCCCCTTATGGCGAGGTGGAGTTCGAGGACGTGCCCGAGGAGGAGTTGGTCGCCTTGGCTGCGGCCCTTCAAGCCGAAGCCGCCGCTGCTGCGCCCGAGGCCAGCCCATGA
- the nifA gene encoding nif-specific transcriptional activator NifA, with product MIHPIHQERSHLELSTIYEVCRILGDSLDISRTFRAALNVLAAQLGLTRAMIVFGDEEGTLKVHSAVGLSRDQEQRGRWHSGEGVIGRVHLSGLPVVVPNVSGSDEFIDRTGAFGPQEGKRLAFLVFPLKADQQTLGVLAAQREVEGVARLSDDQRILTMVATLLAQSFALHRAVSEEHQRLQLETTRLQKALTRENITRRYSIDNVVGQSRRMQQVFAEVHQAAPSRSTVLLRGESGTGKEEVARAIHYLSPRKDGPFIKVNCAALTESLLESELFGHEKGAFTGAVGDRKGRFELANGGTLFLDEVGDISPAFQAKLLRVLQEREFERVGGTRPVKVDVRLICATNRDLERMVQRGEYRADLYYRINVVSIFLPPLRERRDDIPLLVAHFIDRFNKENRRELKVTPEAMQVLANCYWPGNVRELQNCIERTATMVQSSVIRDLAFPCRSNRCLTQTLHHIDKEDAVAPANATSVIHFAGRVNPAPTPVPAPAPPPAAPMWGEEEEDDDDVVRIGPTERLGDASVLPARQFGNEPPSGERERLIWAMEQCGWVQAKAARLLKVTPRQLGYALQKHRIEVRKL from the coding sequence ATGATTCACCCGATCCACCAAGAGCGTTCCCATCTGGAACTCAGCACCATTTACGAGGTTTGCCGCATCCTGGGGGACTCGCTGGACATCAGCCGAACCTTTCGCGCTGCCCTGAACGTGCTGGCCGCACAACTGGGGTTGACCCGCGCCATGATCGTTTTTGGTGATGAAGAAGGCACCTTGAAAGTGCATAGCGCCGTGGGCTTGAGCCGCGACCAAGAACAGCGCGGGCGTTGGCACAGCGGCGAAGGGGTGATCGGGCGGGTGCATTTGTCGGGGCTGCCGGTGGTGGTGCCCAACGTGTCGGGCAGCGATGAGTTCATCGACCGTACCGGCGCCTTTGGCCCGCAAGAAGGCAAACGCTTGGCGTTCTTGGTGTTCCCTTTGAAGGCCGATCAGCAAACGCTGGGCGTGTTGGCGGCCCAACGTGAGGTCGAAGGGGTGGCGCGGCTGTCGGACGATCAGCGCATCCTCACCATGGTGGCCACGCTGCTGGCGCAATCGTTCGCCCTGCACCGGGCGGTGAGCGAGGAACACCAGCGCCTGCAACTCGAAACCACGCGGCTGCAAAAAGCACTGACACGCGAGAACATCACCCGGCGTTATTCGATTGACAACGTCGTTGGCCAATCGCGGCGGATGCAGCAGGTGTTTGCCGAGGTTCACCAAGCGGCGCCGTCGCGTTCCACGGTGTTGCTGCGCGGCGAGTCGGGCACTGGCAAGGAGGAGGTTGCCCGGGCGATCCACTACCTGAGCCCGCGCAAGGATGGGCCGTTCATCAAGGTGAACTGCGCGGCGTTGACCGAATCGCTGCTCGAATCCGAGCTGTTCGGCCACGAAAAAGGCGCGTTCACGGGCGCAGTTGGGGATCGCAAAGGCCGCTTTGAGCTGGCCAACGGCGGCACGCTGTTCCTCGACGAAGTGGGGGACATTTCGCCCGCCTTCCAAGCCAAACTGCTGCGCGTGTTGCAAGAACGGGAGTTCGAGCGCGTGGGCGGGACGCGCCCGGTCAAGGTCGATGTGCGGCTGATTTGTGCCACCAACCGCGATCTGGAGCGCATGGTGCAGCGCGGTGAGTACCGCGCCGATTTGTATTACCGCATCAACGTGGTGAGCATTTTCTTGCCGCCGCTGCGCGAGCGCCGGGACGACATTCCGCTGCTCGTGGCCCACTTCATCGACCGTTTCAACAAAGAAAACCGCCGCGAGTTGAAGGTCACGCCCGAAGCCATGCAGGTGCTGGCCAACTGCTATTGGCCGGGCAACGTGCGCGAGCTGCAAAACTGCATCGAGCGTACGGCGACGATGGTGCAAAGCAGCGTCATCCGCGATTTGGCTTTCCCTTGTCGCAGCAACCGTTGTTTAACGCAGACCTTGCACCACATCGACAAAGAAGATGCAGTCGCCCCCGCCAATGCCACCTCGGTGATTCACTTCGCAGGCCGCGTGAACCCAGCGCCGACGCCCGTACCTGCACCCGCGCCACCGCCAGCAGCGCCGATGTGGGGTGAAGAGGAGGAGGACGATGACGACGTGGTGCGCATCGGCCCGACCGAGCGTTTGGGCGATGCCTCGGTGCTGCCCGCTCGCCAGTTTGGCAACGAACCCCCCAGCGGCGAACGTGAGCGCCTGATCTGGGCCATGGAGCAGTGCGGGTGGGTGCAAGCCAAAGCGGCGCGGCTGCTCAAGGTGACGCCGCGCCAACTGGGTTATGCGCTCCAGAAGCACCGCATTGAGGTGCGCAAGCTGTAG
- a CDS encoding HesB/IscA family protein, whose product MILPNVTVSPAAEKFIRRMVRFSEHPTGGFRLTVTPGGCSGYSSEFTVEAAPRAGDAEMSFGGVRVFLPAESRLVMDGLTMDFEDTPTRSGLTFFNPNAAPCACSSSGDAAATKPAQATVSLSSIKRVGV is encoded by the coding sequence ATGATCCTGCCCAACGTCACCGTCTCGCCTGCGGCTGAGAAGTTCATCCGCCGCATGGTTCGCTTCTCCGAGCACCCCACCGGGGGTTTCCGCCTGACGGTCACGCCGGGCGGGTGCTCGGGCTACAGCTCGGAATTCACCGTTGAAGCCGCCCCGCGTGCCGGGGATGCCGAAATGAGTTTCGGCGGGGTGCGTGTGTTTTTGCCCGCTGAAAGCCGCCTCGTCATGGACGGCTTGACCATGGATTTTGAAGACACGCCCACCCGCTCCGGCCTGACCTTCTTCAACCCCAACGCCGCGCCGTGCGCGTGCAGCAGCTCGGGGGATGCGGCGGCCACCAAGCCGGCGCAAGCCACTGTGTCGCTGTCGTCCATCAAGCGCGTGGGCGTCTGA
- a CDS encoding DUF3024 domain-containing protein, which translates to MNATRLPPASGLRQPQDTGSAIGQVFVLDRVRIEVALEGRSRYKYVHPKVLREGLGWKIVSPNCSRNVDKAGGWIDIAWLVPTQPPDSGLPSAWLLHARDHVAGTWVPKLRAATLAEALERLVRDEQREFWV; encoded by the coding sequence ATGAACGCCACCCGCCTGCCTCCCGCCTCGGGCCTGCGCCAGCCGCAGGACACCGGCAGCGCCATCGGGCAGGTGTTTGTGCTCGACCGGGTGCGCATCGAAGTCGCACTCGAAGGGCGCAGCCGCTACAAGTACGTTCACCCGAAAGTGCTGCGCGAGGGGTTGGGCTGGAAGATCGTCAGCCCCAACTGCTCGCGCAATGTGGACAAGGCCGGCGGGTGGATCGACATCGCTTGGCTGGTGCCGACGCAGCCGCCTGACAGCGGTTTGCCTTCGGCCTGGCTGTTGCATGCGCGGGATCACGTGGCCGGCACCTGGGTGCCCAAGCTGCGCGCCGCGACCTTGGCTGAAGCCCTGGAGCGCCTGGTGCGCGACGAACAACGGGAGTTTTGGGTATGA
- the nifB gene encoding nitrogenase cofactor biosynthesis protein NifB gives MSTNTTFVSLSGLKKGRQAVSEVIELEGGCSTSGGSGKSSCGSSAGPEDMPPEIWEKIKNHPCYSEEAHHHFARMHVAVAPACNIQCNYCNRKYDCSNESRPGVVSQKLTPDQAVKKVLAVASEIPQMTVLGIAGPGDSLANPKKTFDTMRQLAETAPDIKLCISTNGLALPDLVDEICKYNIDHVTITINMVDPAVGEKIYPWIFYNHKRYTGYEAAKILHERQMLGLEMLTARGVLTKINSVLIPGINDEHLIEVNREVKKRGAFLHNIMPLISEPEHGTVFGLTGQRGPTAQELKAVQDACMGGANLMRHCRQCRADAVGLLGEDRSEEFTLDKIEAMDIHYDLDKRRAYQEKVEQERQAQHQAKVDALSAAFDEQLAGVDADMKVLVAVATEGHGKVNQHFGHATEFQIYEVGQGQALFVGHRRVDLYCQGGYGEDEQLPSIVNAINDCHAVLVSKIGACPRDELKAAGIEPVDEYAHEFIEKAALNWFADYRQRIASGQVVHVPRGDARIRQGAYTAEAA, from the coding sequence ATGTCTACCAACACGACGTTTGTTTCGTTGAGCGGCCTGAAGAAAGGCCGTCAAGCGGTCAGTGAAGTCATCGAGCTGGAGGGCGGTTGCTCCACCTCGGGCGGCTCGGGCAAGTCTAGCTGTGGTTCCTCGGCGGGCCCGGAGGACATGCCTCCCGAAATTTGGGAGAAGATCAAAAACCACCCCTGCTACAGCGAAGAAGCGCATCACCACTTCGCCCGCATGCATGTGGCGGTGGCACCGGCTTGCAACATCCAGTGCAACTACTGCAATCGCAAGTACGACTGTTCCAACGAATCCCGCCCCGGCGTGGTGAGCCAAAAGCTCACGCCCGATCAAGCGGTGAAGAAGGTGCTGGCGGTGGCCAGCGAGATTCCGCAGATGACCGTGCTCGGCATCGCGGGCCCCGGCGACAGCTTGGCCAATCCGAAGAAAACCTTCGACACGATGCGCCAGCTCGCCGAAACCGCGCCGGACATCAAACTGTGCATCTCCACCAACGGCCTGGCGCTGCCCGACTTGGTGGACGAGATCTGCAAGTACAACATCGACCACGTCACGATCACCATCAACATGGTCGATCCGGCGGTGGGCGAGAAGATCTACCCGTGGATCTTCTACAACCACAAGCGTTACACCGGCTACGAGGCGGCCAAGATCCTGCACGAGCGCCAGATGCTCGGCCTGGAAATGCTCACCGCTCGGGGTGTGCTCACCAAGATCAACTCGGTGCTGATCCCCGGCATCAACGATGAGCACCTGATCGAGGTGAACCGCGAGGTGAAAAAGCGCGGTGCCTTCTTGCACAACATCATGCCGCTGATCTCCGAGCCGGAGCACGGCACGGTGTTCGGCCTGACCGGCCAGCGCGGCCCGACCGCCCAAGAGCTGAAGGCCGTGCAAGACGCCTGCATGGGCGGCGCCAACCTGATGCGCCATTGCCGCCAGTGCCGCGCCGATGCGGTCGGCCTGCTGGGCGAAGACCGCAGCGAGGAATTCACGCTCGACAAGATCGAAGCGATGGACATCCACTACGACCTGGACAAGCGCCGCGCCTACCAAGAAAAGGTGGAGCAAGAGCGTCAAGCCCAGCACCAAGCCAAGGTGGATGCACTGTCCGCCGCGTTCGACGAGCAGCTCGCCGGTGTCGATGCCGACATGAAGGTGTTGGTGGCCGTCGCCACCGAAGGCCACGGCAAGGTGAACCAGCATTTCGGCCACGCGACCGAGTTCCAAATCTACGAAGTCGGCCAAGGCCAGGCGCTGTTCGTCGGCCACCGCCGCGTCGATTTGTACTGCCAAGGCGGCTACGGCGAGGACGAGCAACTGCCCAGCATCGTCAACGCCATCAACGATTGCCACGCCGTGCTGGTATCCAAGATCGGCGCGTGCCCGCGTGACGAGCTGAAGGCCGCCGGCATCGAACCGGTGGACGAATACGCCCACGAGTTCATCGAAAAGGCCGCCCTGAATTGGTTTGCCGACTACCGCCAGCGCATTGCCAGCGGCCAAGTCGTGCATGTGCCGCGTGGCGACGCTCGCATCCGCCAAGGCGCCTACACCGCCGAAGCCGCCTGA
- a CDS encoding 4Fe4S-binding leucine-rich repeat protein — protein sequence MTPAHASPPRSGRAPAGDIPMLTWQGQPIDCATCPHADMRAEQGVENGCERGHSCVQDAYARRIDRFFRAHRELANQHLDHPYFEVRAIAARYADLFHLTPLLRDEDETVRLQVALRVPQRHLLTLCDDPHREVRIRVAQRLDEGQLSRLLHDPDYEVRTVLARRLPLALLPLLVADADTQVRRAVAERIEMPALWRLADDRAPEVRRIVARRAPPGLLAALACDDDWGVRWQVAERLDARQHAALLQRLTQDEDPEVRAMAHSRFAPIPFVAGAPHGGHRP from the coding sequence ATGACACCCGCGCACGCTTCCCCTCCTCGCAGTGGCCGGGCGCCGGCGGGGGACATTCCGATGTTGACCTGGCAAGGCCAGCCCATCGACTGCGCCACTTGCCCCCATGCCGACATGCGGGCCGAGCAGGGCGTCGAAAACGGTTGCGAGCGCGGCCACAGTTGCGTGCAGGACGCTTATGCGCGGCGCATCGACCGGTTTTTCCGCGCCCACCGTGAGCTGGCGAACCAGCATCTGGATCACCCGTACTTTGAGGTGCGGGCGATTGCGGCACGCTACGCCGACCTCTTTCACCTCACCCCGTTGCTGCGCGACGAGGATGAAACCGTGCGCCTGCAAGTGGCGCTGCGCGTGCCGCAACGCCACCTGTTGACGCTGTGTGACGACCCGCACCGCGAAGTGCGCATCCGCGTGGCCCAGCGTTTGGACGAAGGCCAACTCAGCCGCTTGTTGCACGACCCGGATTACGAAGTCCGCACCGTGCTGGCCCGGCGCCTGCCGCTGGCGCTGCTGCCGCTGTTGGTGGCCGATGCCGACACCCAGGTGCGCCGCGCCGTGGCCGAGCGCATCGAGATGCCCGCGCTGTGGCGCTTGGCCGATGACCGGGCGCCGGAAGTGCGCCGCATCGTCGCTCGCCGGGCGCCGCCGGGGTTGCTGGCCGCGCTGGCCTGTGATGACGACTGGGGCGTGCGCTGGCAAGTGGCCGAACGGCTCGATGCGCGCCAGCACGCCGCCTTGTTGCAACGCCTGACGCAGGACGAAGACCCCGAAGTTCGGGCGATGGCGCACAGCCGTTTCGCCCCGATTCCTTTTGTTGCAGGAGCGCCCCATGGTGGACATCGCCCGTGA
- a CDS encoding cysteine desulfurase family protein: protein MSTLAAALPPVYLDHNATTAVAPEAVQEMIDVLERVWANPSSTHGPGQAARRLLADARNRVATFLGCQATELVFTSGATEANHIALLGALARGKAEGCTRLVLSAVEHPGLLALAARLRSEGTPVELIPVNASGQLNLEAARALLGPDVALLSVMGANNETGVLMPVRELAELARAQGVPFHVDATQLVGKSGLRFDASGADLWSLSAHKLHGPKGVGALLIRRGLSWPALQAGRQERNRRGGTENLPGIVGFAAAAERAARTLADDLAHLRALRDQLEASLKALHPAVQIHGDGVARLPNTVCLRFGTLDAEQVLNKLERAGVVASSGAACTASGTQPSHVLLAMGATALEAKASVRLSLGRHTQEREIAHTVAVVRRVIVPLLAAADVDVETRIAA, encoded by the coding sequence ATGAGCACCCTGGCTGCGGCGCTGCCGCCGGTCTACCTCGACCACAACGCCACCACCGCCGTCGCCCCCGAAGCGGTGCAAGAAATGATCGACGTGCTGGAGCGCGTCTGGGCCAACCCCTCGTCCACCCACGGCCCCGGCCAAGCCGCCCGCCGTTTGCTGGCCGATGCACGCAACCGCGTGGCCACCTTCTTGGGCTGCCAAGCGACGGAGTTGGTGTTCACCAGCGGCGCCACCGAGGCGAACCACATCGCTTTGCTGGGCGCACTGGCGCGAGGCAAGGCCGAAGGATGCACGCGGCTGGTGCTCTCAGCGGTGGAGCACCCTGGTTTGCTGGCGCTGGCCGCCCGGCTGCGCAGCGAGGGCACGCCGGTGGAGCTGATCCCGGTGAACGCCTCCGGCCAGCTCAACCTGGAAGCCGCCCGCGCCTTGCTCGGCCCGGACGTGGCTTTGCTCAGCGTGATGGGCGCCAACAACGAAACCGGCGTGCTCATGCCCGTGCGTGAGTTGGCCGAACTGGCGCGGGCGCAGGGCGTGCCGTTCCATGTCGATGCCACGCAGTTGGTGGGCAAATCCGGGCTGCGGTTTGATGCCAGCGGCGCCGATCTGTGGTCGCTCTCGGCGCACAAGCTGCACGGGCCCAAAGGCGTGGGCGCGCTGCTCATTCGCCGGGGCCTGAGCTGGCCGGCGCTGCAAGCTGGGCGCCAAGAGCGCAACCGTCGCGGCGGCACCGAGAACCTGCCCGGCATCGTCGGGTTTGCCGCCGCCGCCGAACGCGCCGCCCGCACCCTGGCCGATGACTTGGCCCACCTGCGTGCCCTGCGCGATCAGTTGGAGGCCAGCCTCAAAGCCTTGCATCCAGCGGTGCAGATTCATGGCGATGGCGTGGCGCGCTTGCCTAACACCGTCTGCCTGCGCTTCGGCACGCTGGACGCCGAACAGGTGCTGAACAAACTGGAGCGCGCCGGCGTGGTCGCGTCCAGCGGTGCGGCGTGTACCGCCAGCGGCACCCAGCCTTCGCATGTGTTGTTGGCCATGGGCGCCACGGCTTTGGAAGCCAAGGCCAGTGTGCGCCTGTCGCTGGGCCGGCACACCCAGGAGCGCGAGATCGCGCACACCGTGGCGGTGGTGCGGCGCGTGATCGTGCCGCTGCTGGCCGCCGCCGATGTCGATGTTGAAACGCGGATCGCCGCGTGA